Part of the Vanessa atalanta chromosome 1, ilVanAtal1.2, whole genome shotgun sequence genome is shown below.
AATCATCACCTCGAAGAATTTGATGGGACCGGCAGATGTCCATACAATCCACAACATAATTCTACGGCTATATTCACTGGTATGTATTTCTACTAACTATTATttctattagtaatttattttatatacattttcattttcatttaaatcgaaatTCATATCaccataaaacaaaatcattttatgtataattactcttttctgtataatatgtaattaaacgtCACAGTGTGTTTATTAAAAGTCCTGAGTCaagtaaatcaaatataaattgtattcgaATTTGAATCTGTTTTTTGCTAAATACGCAATCAATCGAAAAACAGTACTGTATCAATTACAAGTTATAATAGTGACAAAATACGACCCAGAACTCGCGCCTCGAACACGCTGAGGGGTTGTGCTAAGCACGATGCACGAAGTCAGCGAtattaatcgattttattactattacagTTACCTTCAATATCTATTCAGCGTTAAGTTTAAATGTGCAGTTATGCTTCGATGACAGTTATGCGGACTGTTTTTGTGGTGCTAAATTACGTATAAGTTATAGTTGTAGCTTCAAAAtgattaatctatttattattgttatttgaaatcGATTTTACAAATgatcaaaaaaatttaactatagTAAAATAAGGTTAAGTAGTTTACTCCGTAAATCCAATTATTCACGAATACgcttgttaaaattataaaacggtAAATTACCAaccaaaaaatgtaaaaaaaaaatgaaaattacgtaccaaatatttgtataataattgataatatttttttttagatggtCACCTCTATACGGCAACGGCAGCTGACTTTTCTGGCTCGGAGCCTTTAATATACAGAGAACCTGTTAGAACTGAACACTCTGACTTACGATTATTGAACGATCCATCATTCGTTGGAGCAGTTGCGTCTACAAGTCATGTGTACTTCTTCTATCGTGAAACTGCTGTAGAGTATATGAATTGTGGAAAAGTCAGTTACTTtactatttctaattatttaatggtaaatgtctataaaaaaagtgtcttaacatattctttatttttaggcTGTGTACTCAAGAGTTGCCAGAGTTTGTTTAAATGATAAAGGCGGCCCGCACCCTTTTAACGATAGATGGACGTCATTCCTCAAAGCACGTTTGAACTGCTCAATACCCGGAGAATACCCATTTTATTTCGATGAAATTCGTAAGTATTACAGTAGATTACGTATGAAAATATTGAACGGCTAATTTGAAACCAATtcgtaattatgtaaatttatttttgcagaGGCAAcaactgaaataataaatgGGGTTTACGGCAGTGGTAACAGTCGAAATGATATTGTATACGCAGTTTTTACCACTCCACAAAATGCTATAGGTGGGTCGGCCGTGTGTGCTTTTGCTATGAGAGATATTTTAGATGCATTCGAAGGTCCATTTAAAggacaaaaaaatatgaactcAAACTGGTTGGCGATGCCTAAAGAAAAAGTGCCACAACCGCAACCAGGGTCATGCGTTGAGGACAGTCGGACACTCTCCGATTCAgctattaatttcataaaaacgcATCCACTTATGAATAAAGCTGTCACGTCATTTCTGGCACGACCTATCCTTCTTAGAGTAAGTTTACAGTACAGATTTTCAGCGATTGCGATACACCCTCAAGTGCAATCGATGAATGGAAACAAATACGATGTTATGTATGTTGGTACTGATGACGGACGAGTCATCAAGGCTGTAAATGTAGCCTCTAATGAAGGCGTTTTCGATGCCAGTATGGATGAGTATAGCAAAAATCCTGTAAGAACAGCTATAATATCCGAAGTCCAAGTCCTTCCGGTGGGTGTGCCTGTGAAACAAATGCATGTCGCTCTAACTACCGAGAAATTAATCGTTGCATCCGGTGACATGATAAAAGCTGTAACATTATCACATTGTTCCAACATCCAATCATGCAGGTATAGTATacttataacatacattttctttattatttaatagtatttctcaaatgattttatttatagtaagttATCATTGTCTAAATTACAGatctttatttcattatatggtattaaaaatattaaacaatcacATTGACATTGCAGGGAATGCGTATCTCTCCAGGATCCACATTGCGCGTGGGATTCGAAACAACAACAATGCTCCTGGGTTGGTAACAGACAATTTCCCAATCCTGAgagatttttacaaaatatagaaaatggAAAGACTGAAATTTGCAACAAACTGCCCGCCCTTATGCCGGGTGATCGTCATACAAATAGAAATCTAGCTACGAAAAAACCAACGCAAACAGAAGCGAACAAACCGACTAATGATTTCCAAAATGAAATCTTAATAGAGGTCGTCGAAACGAATGTTTTAACTGAAGATAAAAGTTCGAGCAACAATAAGCACGAAACAGGTTAGTAAACTAGACTGACTAATACCGACTCGGgttaaatgtgttattttttgtataattaatacctTGAaagagattataatttaaaaaaaaatcttaaagatAAATTTCAAGCAGATTGAAACatactatttatgtttaaatctgCCTGATATTTCTCTAATAAAAAGGTTCTATTTTCTAATATCAATGTTCTTCTATCGCgtgtgttttttattcaaaagcgGTGCGATGTAGTATTTATTATCGTTGAAAAAATTCTTGAAAAAGATTTATTCACATTATTTAGTTACCTTATTTTGTTATAGTATATTGAAATGTCTGTCTTTGTCAAAAGTTGTCAACATTGACAAAGCCTCATAGGGACATAAATATGGTACATAGGTACATAAAGTACAAAAATAGGaacgtttaaaatttaagacAACTTATGTATAGCGTATtctaatggaagtaggaaaaaacaaaaacaaaccttaaattgacgtttttcatgcgatttgctaataattcagttatattgtgcactactaagagtttatgatcaatatatctttacataaaatacaacgttatttcacttaactacttGTTTCCCctttaattttacatccaaaattccgataacagttttgtcgacGATCAAGAcgctattttttcgca
Proteins encoded:
- the LOC125068020 gene encoding semaphorin-1A, which produces MAVARAVLVLLASTAQAWMPDANARIHVKYGDDLTEQFVGNTTGPNHFRILDKDDFSILVGGRSTVFNLSLYDLSENVEQRLEWQSTDAHRELCQLKGKSADDCQNYLRVASRTHGRLMVCGTNAFKPMCRRYNRHMPNHHLEEFDGTGRCPYNPQHNSTAIFTDGHLYTATAADFSGSEPLIYREPVRTEHSDLRLLNDPSFVGAVASTSHVYFFYRETAVEYMNCGKAVYSRVARVCLNDKGGPHPFNDRWTSFLKARLNCSIPGEYPFYFDEIQATTEIINGVYGSGNSRNDIVYAVFTTPQNAIGGSAVCAFAMRDILDAFEGPFKGQKNMNSNWLAMPKEKVPQPQPGSCVEDSRTLSDSAINFIKTHPLMNKAVTSFLARPILLRVSLQYRFSAIAIHPQVQSMNGNKYDVMYVGTDDGRVIKAVNVASNEGVFDASMDEYSKNPVRTAIISEVQVLPVGVPVKQMHVALTTEKLIVASGDMIKAVTLSHCSNIQSCRECVSLQDPHCAWDSKQQQCSWVGNRQFPNPERFLQNIENGKTEICNKLPALMPGDRHTNRNLATKKPTQTEANKPTNDFQNEILIEVVETNVLTEDKSSSNNKHETDHLTVEAADGNIYSAQALLTAVVASCLITLMVGFVIGYLFSRRFRHPFFTDTSPFNEQHNHLNRLSPLETPLNVNSGYMPPRSKNVNMVANVCPLAKQDNLHLELGKERTLDLRNSTESLDKDLKCGTLQKVKKTYI